A region of Pseudomonadota bacterium DNA encodes the following proteins:
- a CDS encoding sensor histidine kinase: MILRQTQASAEQVKIRIEGMMNARMSSLDLLAERWVDRTPPDFSKLRFIQFAKTFFGHYPGFFGINWIDPYGTVQWTFPQEYNTDIVNKNIHDLDTDIRNTFETVRQTLKFKTTPCHEMRKGEITFDTFWPLIYKNKINGYLNGAFHVQDIMDICIAKNISNNFSIMIYEDDRLIYMNLKEPKTKQKLLYKQFVIMEGIRFPGKIWKMHFEPRKSLFKFTTIPNQLYLLFGLIISATLSVVFFLLLQRIEMYRNARNSAFEEIEKRKISEAALQKNEIELKNTMEKLVAKNTEMESFLYSISHDLKTPIVTIDGFIGALREDFGNDLPESAEGYFQYISEATKKMGLLINDLIELSRIGRVNEKKMPLQFGEIVESAMSMLKPQIEAKGISINIGQNLPAVYGEKKRLIQLVENLLSNAIKYIGKDNPSPEIEIGHKKDGEQDVFFVKDNGIGIQHRYQKIIFQVFQRLPDAKKAGEGTGIGLAIVARIIKHHNGEIRVSSEPGQGSTFFFTLNNREV; the protein is encoded by the coding sequence ATGATTTTGCGACAAACGCAAGCATCGGCAGAACAGGTTAAAATTCGTATTGAAGGCATGATGAATGCCAGAATGTCTTCACTCGATTTATTGGCCGAGAGGTGGGTGGACAGAACTCCTCCTGATTTCAGTAAACTGCGTTTTATTCAGTTTGCCAAAACCTTTTTCGGCCACTACCCCGGTTTTTTCGGTATTAACTGGATTGATCCTTATGGCACAGTTCAATGGACTTTCCCGCAGGAATACAATACGGATATAGTTAATAAAAATATCCATGACTTGGATACGGATATACGTAATACCTTCGAAACTGTCCGGCAAACCCTTAAATTCAAAACAACACCGTGTCATGAAATGCGTAAGGGTGAAATAACCTTTGATACATTCTGGCCGCTGATTTACAAAAACAAAATTAATGGGTACTTGAACGGAGCATTTCATGTTCAGGATATTATGGATATATGTATTGCAAAAAATATATCAAATAATTTCAGCATTATGATATATGAAGACGATCGGCTGATTTATATGAATCTTAAGGAACCTAAAACAAAACAGAAACTTTTGTATAAACAGTTTGTTATAATGGAAGGCATCCGTTTTCCCGGAAAAATATGGAAGATGCATTTTGAACCACGGAAGTCATTATTTAAATTTACAACTATTCCCAACCAATTATACCTGCTTTTCGGTCTAATAATTTCTGCTACCCTTTCGGTTGTTTTCTTTCTTCTTCTTCAGCGTATTGAAATGTACCGTAATGCAAGAAACAGCGCTTTTGAAGAAATTGAAAAACGAAAAATATCGGAAGCGGCACTTCAGAAAAATGAAATAGAACTTAAAAATACTATGGAAAAACTGGTTGCAAAAAATACCGAGATGGAGTCTTTTCTGTATTCGATATCACATGATCTTAAAACACCAATTGTAACAATTGATGGTTTTATCGGAGCATTGCGCGAAGATTTTGGAAATGATCTTCCGGAAAGCGCCGAAGGTTATTTTCAATATATAAGTGAAGCTACAAAAAAAATGGGGCTTCTTATAAATGATCTTATCGAATTATCCCGAATCGGCCGGGTAAATGAAAAAAAGATGCCGCTACAGTTTGGAGAAATCGTCGAATCTGCCATGAGTATGCTGAAGCCGCAAATTGAAGCCAAAGGAATTTCTATAAATATCGGTCAGAATCTTCCGGCTGTTTACGGTGAAAAGAAACGACTGATCCAGCTTGTTGAAAACCTGCTATCAAATGCGATTAAATATATAGGAAAAGATAATCCATCACCTGAAATTGAGATCGGACATAAAAAAGATGGGGAACAGGATGTTTTTTTCGTTAAAGATAATGGTATAGGTATTCAGCACAGATATCAAAAAATTATTTTTCAGGTATTCCAACGGCTGCCTGATGCAAAAAAAGCCGGAGAAGGTACCGGCATAGGACTTGCCATAGTTGCAAGGATAATTAAACATCATAATGGAGAGATCCGGGTGTCATCAGAACCAGGACAGGGAAGTACATTTTTCTTTACATTAAATAATAGAGAGGTTTAA
- a CDS encoding response regulator — MIFEPSSILLVEDEKAHAELTKRAIRKAGNVNRIIVAVDGEEALDYLYNRGKYADKVNNPTVGLILLDIKLPGIDGIEVLKQIKEDPKLKKIPVIMLTTSGREEDIGNSYDHYANSYLTKPVGFKEFEEKIMQLNSYWLLINEPPVFEE; from the coding sequence ATGATATTTGAACCATCAAGCATTCTTCTTGTAGAAGATGAAAAAGCTCACGCGGAATTAACCAAGCGCGCAATTCGCAAAGCCGGCAATGTTAATCGCATAATTGTTGCAGTTGATGGTGAAGAAGCTCTGGACTATCTTTATAACCGTGGCAAATACGCTGATAAAGTTAATAATCCCACAGTCGGTCTTATACTGCTTGATATCAAGCTTCCTGGTATAGATGGAATTGAGGTTTTAAAACAAATCAAGGAAGACCCTAAACTGAAAAAAATACCGGTAATCATGCTCACCACCTCAGGCCGGGAAGAAGATATTGGCAATTCATATGATCACTATGCAAACAGCTATCTTACAAAACCTGTGGGATTCAAGGAATTTGAAGAAAAAATTATGCAGTTAAATTCTTACTGGCTGCTTATTAATGAGCCGCCGGTATTTGAAGAATAG